The Sebastes fasciatus isolate fSebFas1 chromosome 13, fSebFas1.pri, whole genome shotgun sequence genome includes a region encoding these proteins:
- the LOC141781116 gene encoding uncharacterized protein LOC141781116, which translates to MGRLDDAAKHKVVELRKAGLSFRKIKAVLELENIKVSAQAIYLFLREFQGRPPGRVRPMEAGSSTSPAQVQPRAGAMQESWNNIHLQNLLREASHHAGFAAAANFAKQTSTNPDTGAKPSGSRETSGGSRPEQQHEGDKEENDIQIVSVTSLAQSNQQRVPQSTVTRAEAGAVPSTLTASGALMRRRATPSPATNSMLAARKRLLDKALSHRMKSFHQVTSLLRRDPSSVQDADLRSAMQQPPETYDLTTEKTVMEGQPGGGSAPRCFLTQRPGLSVRSPHPLPRVGIRLPNRSPAPLPSSAPGVALIRLQTPGGQGTARSEGNPSPQQAFQDTLGRGGLQDQIQTLGSEVRSLGLAVKMLVEQQCCMEREQSQQTHIQKEILSTLQSLSAKLGRCSVVQQQHNKTPSPSGLPTASASTSFSQDNFNFSQGTYTQCSQTQPSYNSLESLESVEAFKLPGLSPSSMNGFPPCSNADNLPLTHTPPQTQQYAAAYSQQNSQSLMPPFTQSYVPTYSQSHSQTFRGSESKTSDFPNSCSARTLQDCSVSTQPGMNSNHSSQDQQINIIKVEGP; encoded by the exons ATGGGCCGGCTGGATGATGCCGCCAAACACAAAGTGGTGGAGCTACGGAAGGCTGGACTGAGTTTCCGTAAGATCAAAGCTGTGCTGGAGCTGGAGAACATCAAGGTGTCTGCCCAGGCCATCTACCTGTTCCTGAGGGAGTTTCAAGGGAGGCCTCCAGGGAGGGTTAGACCCATGGAGGCTGGAAGCAGCACATCACCCGCACAGGTGCAGCCTCGAGCCGGAGCAATGCAAGAGAGCTGGAATAACATTCATCTCCAAAATCTTCTGCGGGAGGCATCTCACCACGCTGGCTTTGCAGCAGCTGCAAATTTTGCCAAACAGACTTCCACAAATCCAGATACTGGGGCAAAGCCATCTGGGTCTAGGGAGACCAGTGGAGGCAGCAGACCAGAACAGCAACACGAGGGAGATAAGGAAGAAAATGACATCCAGATTGTTAGCGTCACCTCCCTTGCACAAAGCAACCAACAAAGAGTTCCCCAGTCCACTGTAACAAGAGCAGAGGCCGGTGCTGTGCCTTCCACACTAACAGCTTCTGGAGCATTGATGAGGAGGAGAGCTACACCTTCTCCAGCCACCAATTCAATGCTCGCAGCTCGAAAGAGGCTTCTGGATAAAGCGCTGTCACACAGGATGAAG TCATTCCACCAGGTGACGTCACTGTTGAGGAGAGATCCCTCGAGTGTCCAAGATGCTGATTTGAGAAGTGCAATGCAACAACCACCCGAAACGTATGATCTGACCACTGAAAAG ACTGTTATGGAAGGTCAGCCCGGTGGAGGCAGCGCCCCCAGGTGTTTCCTTACGCAGAGACCAGGTCTGTCTGTCCGTTCCCCTCACCCTCTACCTCGGGTTGGCATTCGTCTTCCTAACCGGTCACCAGCACCTTTACCATCCTCGGCTCCTGGGGTTGCCCTCATCCGTCTACAGACCCCCGGAGGCCAGGGCACCGCTCGTAGTGAGGGGAACCCGAGCCCCCAGCAGGCATTCCAGGACACCTTAGGGAGAGGTGGTCTACAGGATCAGATTCAGACCCTGGGCTCTGAGGTGCGCAGCTTGGGTCTGGCAGTGAAGATGCTGGTGGAGCAGCAGTGCTGCATGGAGAGGGAGCAGTCGCAGCAGACACACATTCAGAAGGAGATCCTCAGCACTCTACAGAGCCTCTCCGCCAAACTGGGACGTTGTAGCGTCGTTCAACAGCAGCACAACAAAACTCCATCACCCTCTGGTTTGCCAACAGCTTCTGCATCTACCTCTTTCAGCCAAGACAACTTCAACTTCAGTCAAGGCACGTACACTCAGTGCAGCCAAACCCAGCCAAGCTACAACTCTTTAGAGAGTTTAGAAAGCGTAGAGGCCTTTAAACTGCCAGGACTGAGCCCTTCCAGCATGAATGGGTTTCCACCATGTAGCAATGCCGACAACCTCCCACTTACTCACACCCCACCTCAAACACAGCAGTATGCAGCTGCATACTCGCAGCAAAACAGTCAGTCGCTCATGCCGCCTTTCACACAGTCCTATGTCCCTACATACAGCCAGTCACATTCTCAAACTTTCAGAGGATCAGAGAGTAAAACATCTGATTTCCCAAACAGCTGTTCAGCGAGGACTCTCCAGGACTGCAGTGTGTCTACCCAGCCGGGGATGAACTCTAACCACTCTTCACAGGATCAACAGATCAATATTATCAAAGTGGAAGGACCTTAA
- the LOC141781119 gene encoding cytochrome P450 2K1-like — translation MPVVMENMFLQSPSTTTLLGIIGILLVFYVFFPNSDHQRKEPPGPWPLPVFGNLLQLDLKSVHSTLYEFSKKYGSVFRVYLGPQKVVILAVYETVKQALVNHAVEFGDRQVLAFADDLHGSHSSRGIIFANGESWKEMRRFALTNLRDFGMGRKAIEDKIIEETQYLIKVFEEHGGQPFDTTQSLNCAVCNIICSMVYGHRFDYSDPEFTSMIERANANLRLSGSPSIQLYNLFPWMFQWVSNRMRLRKSAAENKKQIKQLIGHLRETLNAQMCRGYVDSFLVQKQKLEDFGITDSYYNMENLVASVGNLFVAGTDTTSTTLRWSLLLMAKYPQIQDQVQEELSRVVGSRQVKVEDRMNLPYTDAVIHETQRLANILPISIPHITSTDVTFQGYFIRKGTPVYPLMTSVLWDESEWEGGRTFNPAHFLDKNGKFVKRDAFIPFSAGRRACPGESLARVELFLFFTFLLQRFRFTPPPGVTEDELDLKPAVGFTRNPSPHELCAVSREEF, via the exons ATGCCTGTCGTCATGGAAAACATGTTTCTGCAGTCCCCAAGTACAACCACTCTACTGGGCATCATTGGGATCCTACTGgtcttttatgtatttttcccCAACTCTGACCATCAAAGAAAGGAGCCTCCGGGACCCTGGCCACTGCCTGTGTTTGGCAATTTGCTGCAGCTGGATCTTAAATCAGTCCACAGTACACTGTATGAG TTTTCCAAGAAATATGGATCAGTGTTCAGAGTATATCTTGGACCCCAGAAGGTGGTAATCCTGGCAGTATACGAGACCGTGAAGCAGGCACTGGTCAACCATGCTGTAGAGtttggagacagacaggtccTTGCATTCGCTGATGACCTCCATGGTTCCCATAGTA GTAGAGGAATTATATTTGCCAATGGGGAATCGTGGAAAGAAATGAGGCGTTTTGCTTTGACCAACCTGAGAGACTTTGGGATGGGCAGAAAAGCAATAGAGGACAAAATCATTGAGGAGACTCAGTATCTGATCAAAGTGTTTGAAGAACATGGAG gTCAACCCTTCGATACTACCCAGTCACTAAACTGTGCAGTTTGCAACATCATCTGTTCAATGGTCTATGGCCACAGATTTGATTACAGTGATCCAGAGTTTACTAGTATGATAGAGCGAGCCAATGCCAACCTTCGACTTTCAGGCTCTCCTTCAATACAA TTGTACAACCTATTCCCCTGGATGTTCCAATGGGTGAGCAACAGGATGCGTCTCAGGAAGAGTGctgctgaaaacaaaaaacaaataaagcagCTGATCGGACATTTACGAGAAACTTTGAATGCTCAGATGTGCAGAGGATATGTGGACTCCTTTCTGGTCCAGAAACAGAAGTTAGAG GATTTTGGGATTACGGACTCATACTACAACATGGAGAACCTTGTGGCATCTGTTGGCAACCTCTTTGTGGCTGGTACTGATACTACATCAACTACACTGAGATGGAGTCTGTTGCTCATGGCCAAGTATCCTCAAATACAAG ACCAGGTCCAGGAGGAGCTGAGCAGGGTGGTTGGAAGCCGTCAGGTCAAGGTAGAGGACAGGATGAACCTGCCCTACACTGACGCTGTCATCCATGAGACACAGAGACTGGCGAATATCCTTCCCATCTCTATTCCTCACATCACCAGCACAGATGTGACCTTCCAGGGCTATTTTATTAGAAAG GGGACCCCTGTGTATCCTCTTATGACATCAGTTCTGTGGGATGAAAGTGAGTGGGAGGGCGGACGCACCTTTAATCCTGCCCATTTCTTGGACAAGAATGGGAAGTTTGTCAAGAGAGACGCCTTCATACCTTTCTCTGCAG GTCGCAGGGCGTGTCCAGGAGAAAGTCTGGCTAGAGTGgagctcttcctcttcttcaccttCCTCCTCCAGCGCTTTCGTTTCACTCCTCCACCTGGAGTCACAGAGGATGAACTGGATCTGAAACCAGCTGTGGGCTTCACCCGCAACCCGTCACCTCATGAGCTGTGTGCTGTCAGTCGAGAGGAATTTTGA
- the LOC141781118 gene encoding cytochrome P450 2K1-like isoform X2, giving the protein MLEDLFQSSTSVSLLMAIVGLLVFHLFYSGVSSQDRKREPPGPKPLPLLGNLLQVDLKRLDSSLVDLSKKYGPVFTVYFGPKKVVVLAGYSTVRQALVNHAEEFGDREVTPIFYDFNKENGILFSNGDSWKEMRRFALSTLRDFGMGKRISEARIIEECRYLIEEFEQHEGKAFDNAQTINYAASNIISAIMFGKRFEYKDPVFQAMVERDHESIRLTGTASILIYNMFPWLGPFLKNYKHLMKNVEDNKEQIRSIIADLKETLNPDMCRCFVDAFLTRKLNLEESEIENSYYHDENLVYSVMNLFAAGTDTTGNTLRWCLLFIAKYPHFQDQVYEELSRVVGSRQVRVDDRKNLPYTDAVIHEAQRLANIVPMAIPHKTSQDVTFQGYFIKEGTTVFPLLTSVLHGESEWESPHTFNPSHFLDKDGKFIRRDAFMAFSAGRRVCLGESLARMELFLFFTSLLQRFRFSPPPGVTEDELDLAPIVDFTLTPSHHELCVVSRQ; this is encoded by the exons ATGTTGGAAGATCTTTTTCAATCCTCCACTTCAGTCTCTCTGTTGATGGCCATTGTGGGTCTGCTGGTCTTCCACCTGTTTTACTCCGGGGTCAGCTCCCAAGACAGGAAGAGGGAGCCTCCAGGACCTAAACCTCTTCCCCTGCTTGGTAACCTGCTTCAGGTGGATCTCAAGAGACTCGACAGCTCTCTTGTTGAT CTGTCCAAAAAATATGGACCAGTGTTCACAGTCTACTTTGGACCGAAGAAGGTGGTGGTCCTGGCAGGATACAGTACAGTCAGACAGGCTCTGGTCAACCATGCTGAGGAGTTTGGAGACCGAGAGGTCACTCCCATATTCTATGATTTCAACAAAGAAAATG GCATACTATTTTCCAATGGTGACTCGTGGAAAGAAATGAGGCGTTTTGCTCTATCTACATTGAGAGATTTTGGGATGGGCAAAAGGATTAGTGAGGCGAGAATCATCGAAGAATGTCGTTACCTGATTGAAGAATTTGAGCAACACGAAG GTAAAGCCTTCGACAACGCCCAGACAATTAATTATGCAGCTTCAAATATTATATCAGCTatcatgtttggaaagaggtTTGAATACAAAGACCCTGTATTCCAAGCTATGGTGGAAAGAGACCACGAGTCCATCCGTCTGACTGGAACAGCATCCATCCTG ATATACAACATGTTTCCTTGGCTGGGCCCTTTTCTTAAAAACTATAAGCATTTGATGAAGAATGTGGAGGACAACAAGGAGCAAATAAGAAGTATAATAGCTGACCTGAAGGAGACTCTGAACCCTGACATGTGCAGATGCTTTGTTGATGCATTCCTGACCCGTAAACTAAATCTGGAG GAGTCTGAAATCGAGAATTCATACTATCATGATGAAAACCTGGTCTACAGTGTGATGAATCTGTTTGCAGCTGGGACCGATACTACAGGAAATACACTTCGGTGGTGTTTACTTTTCATTGCCAAGTACCCTCATTTTCAAG ACCAGGTCTATGAGGAGCTGAGCAGGGTGGTTGGAAGCCGTCAGGTCCGAGTAGATGACCGTAAAAACCTGCCGTACACTGATGCTGTCATCCACGAGGCACAGAGACTGGCCAACATTGTCCCCATGGCCATTCCTCACAAAACCAGCCAAGACGTCACCTTCCAGGGCTACTTCATCAAAGAG GGGACTACTGTGTTTCCTCTTCTTACCTCTGTCCTGCATGGTGAGAGCGAATGGGAGAGCCCACACACTTTCAACCCTTCCCACTTCCTGGATAAGGACGGTAAATTCATCAGGAGAGACGCCTTCATGGCCTTTTCTGCAG GTCGCAGGGTGTGTCTCGGAGAGAGTCTGGCCCGAATGgagctcttcctcttcttcacctccctcctccagCGCTTTCGTTTCTCTCCTCCACCTGGAGTCACAGAGGATGAACTGGATCTGGCACCCATTGTGGACTTCACCCTTACCCCGTCACATCATGAGCTGTGTGTTGTCAGTCGCCAATGA
- the LOC141781124 gene encoding cytochrome P450 2K1-like: MSLLEDFVFSNPTTLLGVVALLLVLYLVSSSFAPQDSGKGPPGPRPLPLLGNLLQLDLKRPYKTLCELSKRHGSVFTVYFGTNKVVVLAGYKAVKEALVSYAEEFEDRDIPPIFYDLNQGHGILFANGETWKEMRRFALTTLRDFGMGKRVAEDKILEECHHLIRMFDEHEGKPFDTGCQVNWATSNIICSIVYGSRFEYDDPRFTNMVRRANENIRVAGSAPIQLYNMFPRLVSWIKSRQLILKNFAMNASDVKDLINNLKETLNPQICRGLVDCFLIRKQKEEDSRVMDTHYNEKNLIITVTNLFSAGTDTTATTLRWGLLLMAKYPLIQDQVQEELSRVVGSRQVRVDDRKNLPYIDAVIHETQRLANIVPMAIPHKTSRDVTFQGYFIKEGTTVFPLLTSVLHDESEWESPHTFNPSHFLDKDGHFFKRDAFMPFSAGRRACPGESLAKMELFLFFTSLLQRFRFSPPPGVTEDELDLTPAVGFTLNPSPHELCAVSRQ; this comes from the exons ATGTCTCTTTTGGaggattttgttttttctaatcCCACCACTTTGTTGGGGGTTGTTGCTCTCCTACTCGTCCTTTATCTTGTTTCCAGTAGTTTCGCCCCCCAGGATTCTGGGAAGGGGCCTCCAGGGCCGAGGCCTCTTCCTCTGCTTGGCAACCTGCTGCAGCTTGATCTCAAGAGACCCTACAAAACCCTCTGTGAG ctTTCAAAGAGACATGGGTCTGTGTTTACGGTGTACTTTGGAACCAATAAAGTGGTGGTCCTGGCTGGATACAAGGCAGTCAAAGAGGCTCTGGTCAGCTACGCAGAGGAGTTTGAAGATAGAGACATCCCCCCTATTTTTTATGATCTGAATCAAGGTCACG GAATCCTGTTCGCAAATGGAGAAACATGGAAAGAGATGAGACGTTTTGCCCTCACCACCCTGAGAGACTTTGGGATGGGAAAAAGAGTCGCTGAGGATAAAATCTTGGAGGAATGCCACCATTTGATCCGAATGTTTGACGAGCACGAAG GGAAACCATTTGATACAGGGTGCCAGGTAAACTGggcaacatccaacatcatctGCTCTATCGTGTATGGCAGCAGGTTTGAATACGATGACCCCCGATTCACAAACATGGTGAGAAGAGCCAACGAGAACATACGCGTGGCCGGCTCTGCACCAATCCAG CTTTACAACATGTTCCCCAGGCTGGTCAGTTGGATAAAAAGCCGGCAGCTGATTTTAAAAAACTTTGCAATGAATGCCAGTGATGTCAAAGATTTAATCAACAATCTGAAAGAGACACTGAATCCTCAGATCTGCAGGGGGCTCGTGGACTGTTTTCTGATTCGGAAGCAGAAAGAAGAG GACTCTCGTGTGATGGACACTCATTACAATGAGAAGAACTTGATAATTACAGTGACCAACCTGTTTTCTGCTGGTACTGATACCACAGCGACGACACTGAGATGGGGTTTGCTGCTTATGGCTAAATATCCGCTTATACAAG ACCAGGTCCAGGAGGAGCTGAGCAGGGTGGTTGGAAGCCGTCAAGTCCGGGTTGATGACCGTAAAAACCTGCCGTACATTGATGCTGTCATCCACGAGACACAGAGACTGGCCAACATTGTCCCCATGGCCATTCCTCACAAAACCAGCCGAGACGTCACCTTCCAGGGATACTTCATCAAAGAG GGGACGACTGTGTTTCCTCTTCTTACTTCTGTCCTGCATGACGAGAGCGAATGGGAGAGCCCACACACTTTCAACCCTTCCCACTTCCTGGATAAGGACGGTCATTTTTTCAAGAGAGACGCCTTCATGCCCTTTTCTGCAG GTCGCAGGGCGTGTCCAGGAGAAAGTCTGGCTAAGATGgagctcttcctcttcttcacctccctcctccagCGCTTTCGTTTCTCTCCTCCACCTGGAGTCACAGAGGATGAACTGGATCTGACTCCAGCTGTGGGCTTCACCCTCAACCCGTCACCTCATGAGCTGTGTGCCGTCAGTCGCCAATGA
- the LOC141781118 gene encoding cytochrome P450 2K1-like isoform X1, which produces MLEDLFQSSTSVSLLMAIVGLLVFHLFYSGVSSQDRKREPPGPKPLPLLGNLLQVDLKRLDSSLVDLSKKYGPVFTVYFGPKKVVVLAGYSTVRQALVNHAEEFGDREVTPIFYDFNKENGKEMIVCMFYWPVFILVLANQPLLFPGILFSNGDSWKEMRRFALSTLRDFGMGKRISEARIIEECRYLIEEFEQHEGKAFDNAQTINYAASNIISAIMFGKRFEYKDPVFQAMVERDHESIRLTGTASILIYNMFPWLGPFLKNYKHLMKNVEDNKEQIRSIIADLKETLNPDMCRCFVDAFLTRKLNLEESEIENSYYHDENLVYSVMNLFAAGTDTTGNTLRWCLLFIAKYPHFQDQVYEELSRVVGSRQVRVDDRKNLPYTDAVIHEAQRLANIVPMAIPHKTSQDVTFQGYFIKEGTTVFPLLTSVLHGESEWESPHTFNPSHFLDKDGKFIRRDAFMAFSAGRRVCLGESLARMELFLFFTSLLQRFRFSPPPGVTEDELDLAPIVDFTLTPSHHELCVVSRQ; this is translated from the exons ATGTTGGAAGATCTTTTTCAATCCTCCACTTCAGTCTCTCTGTTGATGGCCATTGTGGGTCTGCTGGTCTTCCACCTGTTTTACTCCGGGGTCAGCTCCCAAGACAGGAAGAGGGAGCCTCCAGGACCTAAACCTCTTCCCCTGCTTGGTAACCTGCTTCAGGTGGATCTCAAGAGACTCGACAGCTCTCTTGTTGAT CTGTCCAAAAAATATGGACCAGTGTTCACAGTCTACTTTGGACCGAAGAAGGTGGTGGTCCTGGCAGGATACAGTACAGTCAGACAGGCTCTGGTCAACCATGCTGAGGAGTTTGGAGACCGAGAGGTCACTCCCATATTCTATGATTTCAACAAAGAAAATGGTAAAGAAATGATTGTTTGTATGTTTTACTGGCCCGTTTTTATCCTTGTCTTGGCAAACCAACCGCTTTTGTTTCCAGGCATACTATTTTCCAATGGTGACTCGTGGAAAGAAATGAGGCGTTTTGCTCTATCTACATTGAGAGATTTTGGGATGGGCAAAAGGATTAGTGAGGCGAGAATCATCGAAGAATGTCGTTACCTGATTGAAGAATTTGAGCAACACGAAG GTAAAGCCTTCGACAACGCCCAGACAATTAATTATGCAGCTTCAAATATTATATCAGCTatcatgtttggaaagaggtTTGAATACAAAGACCCTGTATTCCAAGCTATGGTGGAAAGAGACCACGAGTCCATCCGTCTGACTGGAACAGCATCCATCCTG ATATACAACATGTTTCCTTGGCTGGGCCCTTTTCTTAAAAACTATAAGCATTTGATGAAGAATGTGGAGGACAACAAGGAGCAAATAAGAAGTATAATAGCTGACCTGAAGGAGACTCTGAACCCTGACATGTGCAGATGCTTTGTTGATGCATTCCTGACCCGTAAACTAAATCTGGAG GAGTCTGAAATCGAGAATTCATACTATCATGATGAAAACCTGGTCTACAGTGTGATGAATCTGTTTGCAGCTGGGACCGATACTACAGGAAATACACTTCGGTGGTGTTTACTTTTCATTGCCAAGTACCCTCATTTTCAAG ACCAGGTCTATGAGGAGCTGAGCAGGGTGGTTGGAAGCCGTCAGGTCCGAGTAGATGACCGTAAAAACCTGCCGTACACTGATGCTGTCATCCACGAGGCACAGAGACTGGCCAACATTGTCCCCATGGCCATTCCTCACAAAACCAGCCAAGACGTCACCTTCCAGGGCTACTTCATCAAAGAG GGGACTACTGTGTTTCCTCTTCTTACCTCTGTCCTGCATGGTGAGAGCGAATGGGAGAGCCCACACACTTTCAACCCTTCCCACTTCCTGGATAAGGACGGTAAATTCATCAGGAGAGACGCCTTCATGGCCTTTTCTGCAG GTCGCAGGGTGTGTCTCGGAGAGAGTCTGGCCCGAATGgagctcttcctcttcttcacctccctcctccagCGCTTTCGTTTCTCTCCTCCACCTGGAGTCACAGAGGATGAACTGGATCTGGCACCCATTGTGGACTTCACCCTTACCCCGTCACATCATGAGCTGTGTGTTGTCAGTCGCCAATGA
- the LOC141781125 gene encoding arf-GAP with dual PH domain-containing protein 1-like isoform X2, giving the protein METVPTVELQFMDSVGNNAAKAKYEQIVPAFYYCPTHKDCTLLREQWIRAKYERKEFLFVERQEPYSAGYREGFLWKRGRDNGQYLSRKFILTEREGVLKYFNKHDAREPKAIMRINTLNATFQPTKIGMAHGLQITYLKDNSTRNIFVYQEDGKEMVDWFNAIRAARFHYLQVAFPGTSIPDLLPKLTRNYIKEGYMEKTGPKHTEGFKKRWFTMDDRRLMYFKDPLDAYVRGEVFIGSRENSYTALSGLPPNIPGYHWQFGITIVTPDRKFLFTCETEEDQKDWIAALQTVINRPMLPQEYAVEAYFKHKP; this is encoded by the exons TTCATGGACTCTGTGGGTAACAATGCTGCCAAGGCCAAATATGAACAGATAGTTCCTGCCTTCTACTACTGTCCTACACACAAAGACTGCAC GCTCCTGCGGGAACAGTGGATCCGAGCCAAGTACGAGAGGAAGGAGTTCCTGTTTGTGGAGAGGCAGGAGCCCTACTCGGCAG GCTACAGAGAGGGGTTTCTATGGAAACGAGGCAGAGACAACGGACAGTACCTCAGCCGAAAATTTATTCTGACCGAACGGGAAGGTGTTTTGAAGTACTTCAACAAGCACGAT GCCAGAGAGCCCAAAGCAATAATGAGGATCAATACTCTGAATGCCACCTTCCAGCCAACAAAAATCGGCATGGCCCACGGCCTGCAGATAACCTATTTGAAGGACAACAGCACTAGGAATATCTTTGTTTACCAGGAGGATGGAAAG GAAATGGTGGACTGGTTCAACGCCATCAGAGCAGCCAGGTTTCACTACCTGCAGGTGGCTTTTCCTGGAACTTCCATCCCTGAT ttGTTGCCCAAGCTAACCAGGAACTACATAAAGGAGGGTTACATGGAGAAGACCGGTCCAAAG CACACAGAGGGCTTCAAGAAGAGATGGTTCACGATGGATGACAGGAGACTCATGTACTTCAAAGATCCACTG GATGCCTATGTACGAGGCGAAGTGTTCATTGGTAGCAGGGAGAACAGCTACACCGCGCTTTCCGGCCTCCCCCCGAACATTCCCGGTTACCATTGGCAGTTTGGAATTACCATCGTGACCCCGGACAGGAAGTTTCTATTCACGTGTGAGACTGAGGAGGATCAGAAAGACTGGATCGCTGCACTTCAGACGGTCATCAACAGGCCGATGCTGCCTCAGGAGTACGCAG TGGAGGCTTATTTTAAGCACAAACCATGA